The genomic DNA AGGCGTGATGGACAATAGAAAACTGAAAATGACAAAAAAACAGATCAAAGAGGCAAACAAATAGTGTTCAGCCTGATACCTGCAGATATGCTTGATGTATAATAAATCGTTAAGAGAAGAGAAAAAGCTGGTACTGTGTGAAGATGGTACCCATACACTCTTTTCTGTTGAATTTGACGAACCCTACCACTCTACCAAAGACGGTGCACTCCATGAGTCTTTAGAGAAACATGTAAAACCCGCATTGACTTTCAGCCAAAACAAGAGCGAACTGAGGATTTTGGATATCTGTTTTGGTCTGGGGTATAATACCTTTGCCACACTCTATTACATCAAAACACAGGGTTTGAAGACAAAAGTCCACATACTCTCTCCGGAGTTTGATGAAGGACTTGTCCGCTCTTTGGATACCTTTGATTTTCCTCCGGAGTTTGAGGGTATCCAACACATTATCAAAGCGATCAGTGCTGATCTTTACTATGAAGATGAACAGTTCAAGATAGAGATACTGCTGGGCGATGCAAGAGAAAGTATTCCAAAGATCGAAGACAAAATAGACATCATTTATCAAGATGCCTTCAGCCCCGCACACAATCCACTGCTTTGGACAAAAGAACACTTTACCGATATAAGAGTACTTTGCAAAGAGGATGCACTACTTACCACCTACTCAACAGCAGCAGCTGTACGTTTGGGACTGTATGAAAATGATTTTTTTATTTTTGTACACCGGGCTGAAATGATGCGTTTTTCGACGATCGCTTCTTTGAAGATGTTAGATGGATTGGAATATATCGATATGGAACTGAAAAAACTGCGTAATCCCCAGGCACGCAGTATGAAAGATGAAGCGTATCTAAAAGATATGGACCGTTAGCCAGAGTGTACCATTTTGTGTATACAGCACACGATGGGGTGTGTTTGCGGGGATGAAGAGTGTATCTCCTCTTTTCAGTGTTTGCTCTGACTCATTTAAAAGCAGTGTTGCTTCACCTTCGAGTAAGACCAGCCATTCATCCTCTTCCTGTAGATATTCCGTTTCATCTAAATCATCTGAGCTGACGATACGGTTTATTTTGATATTTTTATGTTCAAGAAGCGGGGTAAAGGTTTCACAGCTTTGAGGTGTGATAGTGTCGTAAATATTCACTAGTATGTCATCTGCAAGCTGTCAATCTCTTCCCAGCTCATACTTTTTTTCGGGTTTCTGTGTGACAGAATGTGGTCGATGTACCTGGCAAACATATCGGTCTCTATATTCAGTTTGGTTCCCACTTTATAATTTTTCATCAGGGTCTCTTTGAGTGTGTGTGGGATGATGGTGAGTCTAAAATAATCTGCACCTACATCATTGACGGTCAAAGAGATACCGTCTATGGTGATAGAGCCTTTGGGTATGATATGAGCGATGTATTTTGGATCCACAGTGATAATGAAGTCGGTGGCATTCTCTCTAGGCGTGATCTGTGAAACTGTACCGACACAATCGACATGCCCCTGTACAATGTGCCCTTCAAAACGGTCATGCATCATCATCGCAGGTTCCATATGCACAGCACCGGAGAGCTTACTTTCATCGATGATGGAACGTGTTTCATCTGCCAGTTCAAGATCAAAGCCGTCACTGTTTACCTTAATAACAGTCAAACAGACACCGTTGATGGCAATAGAGTCACCAAGTTTTGCTTTATGTTTAGACTGTATGGTTAATATATTATTTTGGTAGCTTTTTACTGTGGCGATTTCACGTATCAGACCTGTAAACATAGACTCTCTTTTTTTAGATATAATTCGATTATTATAGCAAAATATATATTTTTTCTTGTTCCAAGCCTCGGTTTGTGAACAGGAGGTAAGGTTTTTTTATGAATTATGATGTCATAGTCATCGGTGGCGGACATGCAGGTATAGAGGCTTCTTTGGCTTCTGCACGTATGGGCAGTAAAACATTGATGATCACAATATTAGCAGAACAGATCGGTGCATCTTCCTGTAACCCGGCCATAGGCGGATTGGCCAAAGGTCACCTGGTCCGTGAAGTCGATGCACTTGGCGGTGAGATGGGTCTGTGTACAGATAAAACGGGGATACAGTTCCGTACGCTCAATGCTTCCAAAGGTCCGGCAGTAAGAGGGAGTCGTGCACAGATAGATATGGATGAGTATCGTATCTATATGCGTAATGTGGTACTCAATACGGAGAATCTTGATGTTAAACAGGAGATCGCAGAAGGTCTGATCATAGAAGAGGGTGAGGTCAAAGGTGTCACGACACAGTTGGACAATACTTACAGGGCATCCAAGGTCATCATCACGGCAGGTACATTCCTTAACGGGCTTATCCATATAGGTGAAAAAACACAAACAGCAGGACGACAGGGTGAATTTGCCTCTGTAGAGCTGGCAGAGTATCTGCGTGGACTGGGGTTGAATATCGGACGTCTTAAAACAGGAACCTGTGCGCGTATCGATGCGAAGACCGTGGACACATCGGGTATGGAGATACAACCGGG from Sulfurovum xiamenensis includes the following:
- a CDS encoding cupin domain-containing protein — translated: MNIYDTITPQSCETFTPLLEHKNIKINRIVSSDDLDETEYLQEEDEWLVLLEGEATLLLNESEQTLKRGDTLFIPANTPHRVLYTQNGTLWLTVHIF
- the ribE gene encoding riboflavin synthase produces the protein MFTGLIREIATVKSYQNNILTIQSKHKAKLGDSIAINGVCLTVIKVNSDGFDLELADETRSIIDESKLSGAVHMEPAMMMHDRFEGHIVQGHVDCVGTVSQITPRENATDFIITVDPKYIAHIIPKGSITIDGISLTVNDVGADYFRLTIIPHTLKETLMKNYKVGTKLNIETDMFARYIDHILSHRNPKKSMSWEEIDSLQMTY
- a CDS encoding tRNA (5-methylaminomethyl-2-thiouridine)(34)-methyltransferase MnmD gives rise to the protein MYNKSLREEKKLVLCEDGTHTLFSVEFDEPYHSTKDGALHESLEKHVKPALTFSQNKSELRILDICFGLGYNTFATLYYIKTQGLKTKVHILSPEFDEGLVRSLDTFDFPPEFEGIQHIIKAISADLYYEDEQFKIEILLGDARESIPKIEDKIDIIYQDAFSPAHNPLLWTKEHFTDIRVLCKEDALLTTYSTAAAVRLGLYENDFFIFVHRAEMMRFSTIASLKMLDGLEYIDMELKKLRNPQARSMKDEAYLKDMDR